The following proteins come from a genomic window of Macaca fascicularis isolate 582-1 chromosome 8, T2T-MFA8v1.1:
- the LOC135964541 gene encoding exonuclease GOR-like, whose protein sequence is MLRATAPCWFPPGYPEAKKVAEELALEALELPLPSHQPARNFGLWVPQMYNQASALVGIQAEPQNSGPAVAPEWPKMVTEAWYFPAQRASACQPPAAPRLTERPPAVRISAPRERKRIAHFPSPCLDTGPTDAKRTLAASSHQRSDGSKVGTQPWKTHNRSGMAYRTSTTDSSKRIAHRPSLRSLKKPILLRKSGCRVPTVIRRGYLQLLTKECLQFCASEQEAKEKALNEEKVAHDRSPNKNVYLNVVLNALKRLKGLTPSSMPGLSRTALYSRLQDFLLTREQLKENGYPFPHPERPGGAVLFTAQGKGPGDSSRRVCCRCGTEYLVSPSGRCVRDQVCYYHWGRVRSSQVAGGRLTQYTCCAAAPGSVGCQVAKQHVRDGRKESLDGFVKTFKKEFSRDAYPGIYALDCEMCYTTHGLELTRVTVVDADMRVVYDTFVKPDNEIVDYNTRFSGVTEADVAQTSITLPKVQAILLSFFSAQTILIGHSLESDLLALKLIHSTVVDTAVLFPHYRGFPYKRSLRNLTADYLGQIIQDSQDGHDSCQDANACLQLVMWKVRERAGIQRGHPSASPAALACPQTQASSTTAIAPES, encoded by the coding sequence ATGTTGAGAGCCACAGCTCCTTGCTGGTTCCCACCCGGATATCCAGAAGCTAAGAAGGTGGCCGAGGAGCTGGCCCTCGAGGCTCTAGAGCTCCCACTGCCCTCTCATCAACCTGCCCGGAACTTCGGGCTCTGGGTGCCCCAGATGTACAACCAGGCCTCAGCGCTTGTGGGGATCCAGGCGGAGCCTCAGAATAGCGGTCCGGCCGTGGCCCCAGAGTGGCCCAAGATGGTGACGGAGGCGTGGTACTTCCCTGCGCAGAGGGCATCGGCCTGCCAGCCGCCAGCCGCCCCAAGGCTGACAGAGAGGCCCCCCGCAGTCCGCATCTCAGCCcccagggagaggaagaggatcGCCCACTTTCCCAGCCCTTGCTTGGACACAGGTCCCACAGATGCCAAGAGAACCCTGGCGGCCAGCAGCCACCAACGCTCCGATGGCTCCAAGGTCGGCACACAGCCATGGAAGACGCACAACAGGTCAGGGATGGCATACAGGACCTCCACCACCGACAGCTCTAAGCGAATCGCCCATCGTCCATCCTTACGGAGTCTGAAGAAACCCATCCTCCTCCGAAAGTCTGGGTGCCGAGTCCCCACCGTCATCCGCCGAGGCTATCTCCAACTGCTCACCAAAGAGTGTCTCCAGTTCTGCGCCTCCGAGCAGGAGGCGAAGGAGAAGGCGCTGAACGAGGAGAAGGTGGCCCACGACCGCAGCCCCAACAAGAACGTCTACCTGAATGTGGTGCTGAACGCCCTCAAGAGACTGAAGGGCCTGACCCCCAGCTCCATGCCCGGCCTCAGCAGGACCGCTCTGTACAGCCGCCTCCAGGACTTCCTGCTCACTCGGGAGCAGCTCAAGGAGAACGGCTACCCCTTCCCGCACCCCGAGCGGCCCGGAGGCGCCGTCCTCTTCACTGCCCAGGGGAAGGGGCCAGGCGACTCCTCCCGCAGGGTCTGCTGCCGCTGTGGCACCGAGTACCTGGTGTCCCCTTCGGGCCGCTGTGTACGCGACCAGGTGTGTTACTACCACTGGGGGAGGGTCCGCTCCAGCCAAGTGGCCGGAGGCCGGCTTACCCAGTACACCTGCTGTGCAGCCGCTCCTGGCTCCGTGGGCTGCCAGGTGGCAAAGCAGCACGTGCGGGACGGCCGCAAGGAGAGCCTGGATGGCTTCGTGAAGACCTTCAAGAAAGAGTTTTCCAGAGACGCTTATCCCGGAATCTACGCCTTGGACTGTGAGATGTGCTACACCACGCACGGCCTAGAGCTGACCCGTGTCACCGTGGTGGACGCCGACATGCGGGTGGTGTACGACACCTTCGTCAAGCCCGACAACGAGATCGTGGACTACAACACCAGGTTTTCCGGCGTGACCGAGGCCGACGTCGCCCAGACCAGCATCACGTTGCCGAAAGTCCAAGCCATCCTGCTGAGCTTTTTCAGCGCCCAAACCATCCTCATCGGGCACAGCCTGGAGAGCGACCTGCTGGCCCTGAAGCTGATCCACAGCACCGTGGTGGACACGGCGGTGCTCTTCCCGCACTACCGGGGTTTCCCCTACAAGCGCTCCCTAAGGAATCTCACGGCCGACTACCTCGGACAGATCATCCAGGACAGCCAGGACGGGCACGACTCCTGCCAGGACGCAAACGCCTGCCTGCAGCTGGTGATGTGGAAAGTCCGAGAGCGCGCCGGGATCCAGCGAGGCCACCCGTCCGCCTCTCCCGCCGCCCTGGCCTGTCCTCAGACCCAGGCCTCTTCCACAACTGCGATCGCTCCCGAGAGCTAA